One region of Termitidicoccus mucosus genomic DNA includes:
- a CDS encoding ribbon-helix-helix protein, CopG family has product MNTYVHLMKERRTNQAYIGLWMPLPLVRRLKQTAQQRDSDMSKFIRSAIREKLERRPIARKEAA; this is encoded by the coding sequence ATGAACACCTATGTACACCTTATGAAAGAGCGCCGCACCAACCAAGCATACATCGGACTCTGGATGCCGCTTCCGCTCGTTCGCCGACTGAAGCAGACAGCGCAACAACGCGACAGCGACATGTCGAAATTCATCCGCTCGGCGATTCGCGAGAAGCTGGAGCGCCGCCCCATCGCACGGAAGGAGGCGGCATGA
- a CDS encoding ATP-binding protein — protein sequence MAAQDTTSTGADAGQEPVTGRVAETVSASWSVSLDDLRTNLTHEKNKPEDIENFVWCYLYCTDSAHPMRREEFARKIAVVDHTTILKLIRGTYRHPETGERMPIPEKLGRALTMFRQLETDRARNLRPAISRTPTLARIWTACDLARESQSPVFLIGPSHIGKTVGLTSYRDDHDHGMTCYARLRAASGLGGMIKEIALAIGGIGMKGNTATLIESIKRRLKPNMLLILDEVHELMYTYRKESFFACLEVIREIYDACGCGLLLCGTSLLMKRVRENRGELEQLLRRGVHKVILPSQPTKEDLTVILGDYNLHFPEKGYTCAVRFGTKDISDTPYEILRQVGSEDGLKAITERLRYGLKFARKDNARLKWEHVVRAHLTIKQNEIPGDDW from the coding sequence ATGGCCGCTCAAGACACAACCAGCACAGGCGCCGATGCGGGTCAAGAACCCGTCACCGGACGCGTGGCCGAAACCGTAAGCGCATCGTGGAGCGTATCGCTCGACGATCTGCGCACCAACCTCACGCACGAAAAAAACAAGCCCGAGGACATCGAGAACTTTGTCTGGTGCTACCTCTACTGCACCGACTCCGCGCACCCCATGCGCCGCGAGGAGTTTGCCCGGAAAATCGCGGTCGTGGACCACACCACGATCCTCAAGCTGATCCGCGGCACGTATCGGCATCCCGAAACGGGCGAGCGCATGCCCATCCCCGAAAAACTGGGCCGCGCGCTGACGATGTTCCGGCAGCTCGAGACCGACCGCGCCCGCAACCTGCGCCCGGCGATCTCGCGCACGCCCACGCTGGCGCGCATCTGGACCGCGTGCGACCTCGCGCGCGAGAGCCAGTCGCCGGTGTTTCTGATCGGCCCCTCCCACATCGGCAAGACGGTGGGGCTGACGAGCTACAGGGACGACCACGACCACGGCATGACCTGCTACGCGCGCCTGCGCGCGGCCAGCGGCCTGGGCGGCATGATCAAGGAGATCGCCCTCGCGATCGGTGGCATCGGCATGAAGGGCAACACGGCCACGCTGATCGAGAGCATCAAGCGCAGGCTCAAGCCCAACATGCTGCTGATCCTCGACGAGGTGCACGAGCTCATGTATACCTACCGCAAGGAGTCGTTCTTCGCGTGCCTGGAGGTGATCCGCGAGATCTACGATGCCTGCGGCTGCGGCCTGCTGCTCTGCGGCACTTCGCTGCTGATGAAAAGGGTGCGCGAAAACCGCGGCGAGCTCGAGCAGCTGCTGCGGCGCGGCGTGCACAAGGTGATCCTGCCCTCGCAGCCGACGAAGGAGGACCTCACCGTCATCCTCGGCGACTACAACCTGCATTTCCCGGAAAAGGGATACACGTGCGCGGTGCGCTTCGGCACGAAGGACATCTCCGACACTCCCTACGAGATCCTCCGCCAAGTGGGCTCGGAGGACGGCCTGAAGGCCATCACCGAGCGCCTGCGCTACGGCCTGAAATTCGCGCGCAAGGACAACGCCCGGCTGAAGTGGGAGCACGTGGTGCGCGCGCACCTCACGATCAAGCAAAACGAAATCCCCGGCGACGACTGGTGA